The genomic region aaaatacagtttgtatcAAAGCCCTGAAcggtatcaaataggagaacagaATGACAGGGATGTGCAATgacatttgttattaaatgcagagacgtcctctgtaatcaaatcgccgataatcgctagaaatttaGTGTCCCCAACTACCTCCAGCAGCATGCGGAAAAGAGGCAGTCTGTTCTCCATCCACCTCGAGAAGAGCTGACGTTCGGCTGGGAACAAACAACAGCCAGTGTATATTGTGATCTCAGGGCAAACGCCCACATCCAAACTGAAGTCCTGAAAGAgcaacatttgtatttttctaaaaaaagacaaaacttggaatatgcagaaaataaaatttgtaagtTACATTGGAGAATACTTAGGATATACAAAAGATACAGTATCTGCAATTCAAATGATCTTAAAATGACTCCAATACCTTCATACTGCCAGTGTGAGCGCTGAAATCTGCACCCCTAAGGATCCCTCCTGGGAATTTCTCTGTTGGGTTGTATCCAAATCACAAAGCATGGTATGAAGAGGATTccataattatgtaaatgatagcagaatttttttaaacttagaAATTGAAAGTCTTTCAAATATACCTGACTTGTCTGGACATTGCAGGGTACCCAAGTGCATTAAAGGATGACTACTGGCATACAAGGAGGCCAAGTATCTCAATGTCTCCTCATTTTGTGCTGTGGAGTCATGATTGATCAAATTCTTTATGACCTGCATAAAGTTCCACTAAAGCTGCCATAACACGactttgtaaaaacatttactgtcaGAAAAGTTGTGCGTTCAAAGATTGTATCAGAAACAAATGCAATCAAACATACAGGCCTGGTTTCATAGACATGGCTTAGTGTAAGCCAGCATTAGgtcatagttcaattaggactatttttataaaaacaccttaaaaagCATAACAGGTGTGCATCCTAAGATAAAACAAAAGgcactgaaatgttttaagGTCAGTCAGTTCTAAGCTATGTCTCTGAAACCGGGGGACAGTCCATTCCacttaaaagaataaattactaaaaatgtaaaagatataTATTGTGCCGTTGGTTACCATGCTGATTAGGTCTGTCATAGGGGTATGTAGCCAGCAGAGAGCCTCCTTCCAACACTACTGAGAGAGAAAACCCCCCTCCATAAATCATATTCATCACTGCACGCGTCTCTGGCTGTGCGGATGCATTGCCTAAGTATAAAGACAAACCTTATATTTACTCTAACCACAGCTTTGAAgtgctaaattaattttttttttttcaattgccgAGTGTTGACTGACCATAGAAGAAATCAGTGTCCAGGTCTGTGCCATGAGCGTTGGTGTAACCCTTACTGGACGAGCAAAAGCCCTCTTGTGCCTGCTCTCTACCATCAGGGTTCACGCATGGGAGAATCAGTATCCTGCTCCTGTCTATCAGCTAAGAATGAAGAAAATcaaaactgtattaaataacAGATTGTGTATCTGTCATCTaaatctagtgagctgcctaaATAGTATGATAAACAAACCCCAGACCCACTAGATGTTCCAAAAGGTAGGATGAATAATTATGCTTGGTTCCTTTGGCCTTATTATAAAAGGCAGcacatcagaaaagcattaTCAGAATGCATTTCATgccagtttttaaatttttttactgtttataaactaatttaaaattaaacccTATATGGtttccaatttaaaaatatattgaatgtcCTTTCCATTTTTTGTTAGCTTAAAAAGGTATACTGCACCACAAAATTATATCATTAATACCCAATAATatatcattaataatataagCTTACCTTGGTGATGGCGGGATTCCTGCCGTAGTTGAGGCAAAGAACAGAAGCAAATTCAAGCAGCAACTCTGGACCTACTGCTGCATTACCATGAACTCCAGCCACAAAACGGATCTTGGGTTTAGCAGCTTGAGAGATCTCCAAATTGCCAGCGATCTCAAGAGCCCAGATAGTTCTGATCTCAGTGCTTTGACCCAAACTGACCAGGAgtgacgaaaaaaaaaaaagattaacaaaTTGAAGATATCCAAAATTCAATAAACAACAATGTTGTTTGCCGTTGATGTTTAGCTTACGCCATTCTAGATCGTTAATTACCGGTCCAGTTATTGCATACCTGTACAGTCGTGTGATGCGAGGGAAGTTTAAGGTCAATCCACGCAGAAACTCGGAGCGTTCCCTGTAGGTTCGATACCGCAATGTCTGAGCAGGGAGAAGACTGCGGACCAACTGATCCAAATACCTAGGGAATAAAAGCCGTTCCACCAGTTTCTCAAAGTCCTTTTGTTCTCCTTCCTCAGCAGATGGCTGCAGCATATCTCTCGTCAGCTTGAAGTCCACCTGCTCCACCCGAGTATCCAACACCCGGACAGATGTCGATATTGGAGTATAACTGTGGATAGGTCAAAAGGAAACATAATGGCGGACCCAGTTTATAACTGGCATTGTGCTCATTTGCCCATTTCTCACCCTGGAGCAGAAGCGGTGATATGGTAAGAACCAGGAGCCAGAGGTCTCCAGTATTGGCCTGTGCTGCTGGTGTGGACAAGATGGCTTGAACCTTCCACCATGACTGTGGCATTAGCAATTCCTTTTCCAGAATGACCATCAATCACTATGCCCctcacaaacaaatgaacctGACATATGGGACATCACATAAACCATACACATCAAatggaatagctcacccaagaaaattattattattgtcacaATCATGAAATGAATCACCTGTTGTATAAAGTTCAAGAGTGCTTTGTGATTCTTCTCCCAGTACTCTGAGAGCAAATTCTCTGGTGGAAGCAGTTCACAGCTCAGTCCAATGTTAACAGCTAAAGTGTCCGCGCTTTGATATGCCCAAGTCAGCAAATCAATGCCTACCGTTATGCAAAAAACAGTGTTGATTTCCAAGTGAAACAGGACACTCTAGGAATACAGTAGTCAACCATCATGCCCTCTTGTCTTAGGACAATTTTGATTAACTATTGATCCACTGCAAATGTTGACCACTGTAAGTACTAACAATACACAAGACAAAcctaataaaatgataaatgtacaATATCCTTCAAAAATGTAGGGCCAGTAAGATAATTTCTGAAGAACTATGTGACTGAAGACTGGCCTAATggctcttttttccccctcgcCCCATCACAAGTATAAATGACacttaaaaatcaaataaaaaaaaaaaaagagttcaatAATTGTAATACTTCACACCATTATAGATTTACTGTGTTTTAGAAAATAAGATTTCATTCAATAACATACCACCACCACAAATTTGAAAATGGTAAATAAGAGTAAGTTCTGATACAATATTTTGTGATTATGCTTTAGTCTGACCTGTGACTACTGGTCGATGGTGCTTAATGGCTTTTTTCCCTCTGGCTCTTGGCACATCACAGGTCTGAGGCCCTATAAAAGCTTGAGATTGctggaataaaattaaatggtaTTGGACAATTTAAAGGAAGGCTtgtaacataaatattaataattaaaaaaaacacagacacccAGACATTCAAAACTGCTAATGATTTAAAAGGTCACAAATGCtacattaacattatataattcAATAGCATAAACAATATGCATACCGCATAATAAGACTTCGCAACAGATTTAAACAAGTCCTCATCAACAGAGTCAAGGGAACTGGGGTAGACTACTCCCCTAAACCCTacagaaaacaacagcagcacagttttattattaaaaacaaacatcattatattaaaaaccaaGCAACTTTCTGTACCTCCACGTATACTTGCAGACAGTACAAAGAAGTGATCCTTGATCCATTTTATCACTGCTTGGGTTTCAGCTTCAACAGTATTTTTCAATCCTGACCGTTTAGGAAAATTTGCATTCAGGTCAACACGGCGACCATTACTGTGTCCAATAATACTTAGGTCTCCTGGGACACGTTTGTTGTGAGCTATGAGAAGAAAATTACGGTAAATTAAGAGGATAACGATGAAACAAGGTGCTAATATGTTTGCTCTTACCTTTTAGTGCTAATTCATATCCGTCTGGGTTCATGGAAGGCATGATGTGAATTCTTGTGCTATTGACCAGACGTGTGACCAATGGATCTTGGCCATAATTACGGCACAAGTACTCTACCAGGTTTAGGAGAATCTCACGTCCGATAAACTCATTTCCATGCAGGTTACCCAAAAACATGACCTCTGGTTTGCCTGGATGAAGTAAACAGGTGATCGCATAGATGATCAGCTgagaaatacttttatattatttatgtgcatgatcGTATGCAGCTTCACCTTTCTGATCAATACCAGGATTGGTGGATATCTCCATTACATAAAGATTTCTGCCCTGCACCGATCGTCCAGCAGAGTTCAGGTAAGTGATGGAAGGATGGATAGCACTAAGCAGTTGCAAGAACATCTCCATTTCACCATAGCTATGATATCGGAAATCCAAAGTATGGATTGGAGACCTTGAGGTGGGAGGCCCACGTGTGTTCCGTCCGTCACTGGTTACCACAGGTTTTTCAATGGAATCTAGCATTAACATCTCCTCTACAGGTTTATCAAGTGTGAAGTTTAACACAGTGGCTCTGCCTTCAATCACAGGCACATTCTTGAGTGTATTTGAAAGATATCTGAAGGAAACattaaaattcctttaaactgGACAAATTCCATTTCATTGCCGTTCTTTTACGAATCTATACATGTATAATCACCCAGGTGAGCTTGCAGTAACGTCGTATCTTCCAGGCAGAAGCAGACGATAATAATCACCAAACATCCAAGTTGTGATGTTGTGATCAGTTCCAGAAATGGAGATTGTTGCATCTGGGAGACCAAAGCCTAATCTGGTCATTACAAAACCTCTCACTCCAATATGAAcctaaaaagaagcaaaaagtTTGTCATACAACACATTGGACTACACAAATCATTCACATCCACTCACTTGGTGTATGTAGGCAAGAAGGGACTCTTTGTTTTTGCCCCATTCTGTGAAAAGCTGAGAAGCTGGTGGATACTTGCAGCAGCTCAACTCAAAAGTGACTTCAAAGCAGTTCCCTTTAAAGAAGTTGTAATCCTGCATTCTCCCTGTGCACAGACAGAACAGCAAGTCATCGAATCAATGTTCAATGGAGGTCCACCTGGGTACAAGGACTGATTTTAATGTCAAACAGTGATACCATCTTGCGAGCCTTTCTCTGGATCCTCAGGACAGCCAGGATTGTCCATCCTCATAACAGGATGGTTCTCAGTGTAGGTTTGTGCTAAATGGCTAAACAGAGCACGATCTGCGGTCAGCCTTGAGGTTGCATAAGAACTGGCGTCATCAAAGGGGTAGGTGGCCATCACTGAGCCCCCATGGAGACTACCAGATAAGACAAACCTTGAAAAGACAAGCAGCAAGCATGGTAGGAAACACTTTGTGAGAAAAGATCCGACTTGTGAAAATCTCAGTTCACAGGCAAAAGAACATTGCACCACTGAGTAATCACTGAATAATCAGAGATTCATGTTTTcatctcaattaaaaaaaaaaaaaaaaacacattcacattaATTTTGTAGTGAACACAATATTTGAAGTTTCTATAGTATTGTTTAGTACCATTTAGTATTAGGGTGAccataaatgccattttttc from Puntigrus tetrazona isolate hp1 chromosome 21, ASM1883169v1, whole genome shotgun sequence harbors:
- the cpdb gene encoding carboxypeptidase D, b; this encodes MHTLWFILPHILIFPHRMLGLRRTSNVHDETYKVYYNYADMTDRLQGFSKDYAHICSFFSIGQSVEGRQLWVMRITTNPSMDVPGKPRFKYVGNIHGDEALSRQLLVYLIEYLLTQYGRDTRVTELVNRTDIYIMASMNPDGFERAVEGDCTGSSEGRENTKHYDLDKSFPDRHESVSKPSQDLPEVTAVMKWILEKKFVLSGSLHGGSVMATYPFDDASSYATSRLTADRALFSHLAQTYTENHPVMRMDNPGCPEDPEKGSQDGRMQDYNFFKGNCFEVTFELSCCKYPPASQLFTEWGKNKESLLAYIHQVHIGVRGFVMTRLGFGLPDATISISGTDHNITTWMFGDYYRLLLPGRYDVTASSPGYLSNTLKNVPVIEGRATVLNFTLDKPVEEMLMLDSIEKPVVTSDGRNTRGPPTSRSPIHTLDFRYHSYGEMEMFLQLLSAIHPSITYLNSAGRSVQGRNLYVMEISTNPGIDQKGKPEVMFLGNLHGNEFIGREILLNLVEYLCRNYGQDPLVTRLVNSTRIHIMPSMNPDGYELALKAHNKRVPGDLSIIGHSNGRRVDLNANFPKRSGLKNTVEAETQAVIKWIKDHFFVLSASIRGGFRGVVYPSSLDSVDEDLFKSVAKSYYAQSQAFIGPQTCDVPRARGKKAIKHHRPVVTGIDLLTWAYQSADTLAVNIGLSCELLPPENLLSEYWEKNHKALLNFIQQVHLFVRGIVIDGHSGKGIANATVMVEGSSHLVHTSSTGQYWRPLAPGSYHITASAPGYTPISTSVRVLDTRVEQVDFKLTRDMLQPSAEEGEQKDFEKLVERLLFPRYLDQLVRSLLPAQTLRYRTYRERSEFLRGLTLNFPRITRLYSLGQSTEIRTIWALEIAGNLEISQAAKPKIRFVAGVHGNAAVGPELLLEFASVLCLNYGRNPAITKLIDRSRILILPCVNPDGREQAQEGFCSSSKGYTNAHGTDLDTDFFYGNASAQPETRAVMNMIYGGGFSLSVVLEGGSLLATYPYDRPNQHAQNEETLRYLASLYASSHPLMHLGTLQCPDKSEKFPGGILRGADFSAHTGSMKDFSLDVGVCPEITIYTGCCLFPAERQLFSRWMENRLPLFRMLLEVHRRLSGVVRDSKGRPMPDAVVVLNGSMNVHADSQGHFTTLVAPGTHQLLVQAHGYQQKLQQVNISSGKVTSPIVIDFTADTASQSQAVFVIATVSLVSVLICALLIWHLRSAKFSHIRDWVRWFRRKRDVLQMEAMASEKSPLRQEFLDESESEDDPFQVEDH